The Pseudoalteromonas aliena SW19 genome includes a region encoding these proteins:
- the minD gene encoding septum site-determining protein MinD, with amino-acid sequence MAKVIVVTSGKGGVGKTTSSAAIGTGLALKGYKTVIIDFDIGLRNLDLIMGCERRVVYDFVNVINGEAKLNQALIKDKRVDKLFLLPASQTRDKDALTREGVERVLNELKEDFDYIVCDSPAGIEAGAMMAMYFADEAIVTTNPEVSSVRDSDRILGILHSKSKRAEEGLENIKEHLLLTRYNPERVAKGEMLSVEDVQDILAIDLLGVIPESQAVLSASNSGQPVILDSESDAGQAYADAINRLLGETVDFRFLDVEKKGLFKRIFGG; translated from the coding sequence ATGGCAAAAGTAATTGTCGTTACCTCGGGTAAAGGCGGTGTTGGTAAAACAACATCAAGTGCTGCAATTGGCACCGGCTTAGCGTTAAAAGGCTATAAAACAGTTATTATCGACTTTGATATTGGTTTACGTAACTTAGATTTAATTATGGGTTGTGAACGCCGTGTGGTTTATGATTTTGTGAATGTGATTAACGGTGAAGCAAAGCTTAACCAAGCACTGATTAAAGACAAACGAGTGGATAAGTTATTTTTACTTCCCGCTTCGCAAACACGCGATAAAGACGCACTAACACGTGAAGGTGTAGAGCGTGTTTTAAACGAGCTCAAAGAAGACTTTGACTATATTGTATGTGACTCACCAGCGGGTATCGAAGCTGGTGCAATGATGGCAATGTACTTTGCGGATGAAGCAATTGTAACAACTAATCCAGAAGTATCGTCGGTGCGAGATTCAGACCGCATTTTAGGCATTCTACACAGTAAATCAAAACGCGCTGAAGAAGGCCTAGAAAATATTAAAGAGCATTTACTATTAACACGCTACAACCCTGAGCGTGTTGCTAAAGGTGAAATGCTGTCGGTTGAAGACGTGCAAGATATTTTAGCAATAGATTTATTAGGTGTGATCCCTGAATCACAAGCGGTACTAAGTGCATCTAACTCAGGCCAACCCGTTATTCTCGATAGTGAGTCTGACGCAGGGCAAGCTTATGCAGATGCCATTAATCGCTTACTCGGTGAAACCGTCGATTTTCGCTTCTTAGATGTAGAGAAAAAAGGCTTATTTAAACGGATTTTTGGAGGTTAA
- a CDS encoding YcgL domain-containing protein, producing MLTAVYKSKKKADTFLFVEKRDDFSKVPEPLMATFGQPHYVMIINLAKRHHLGGSDLETVKSALTDQGYYLQLPPPEQNLLSELRKQNGADSD from the coding sequence ATGCTCACTGCAGTATATAAAAGTAAGAAAAAAGCGGATACTTTCTTATTTGTCGAAAAAAGAGATGATTTTAGCAAAGTACCTGAACCTTTAATGGCTACGTTCGGTCAACCTCATTATGTAATGATCATCAACTTAGCAAAGCGTCACCATTTAGGGGGGTCTGATTTAGAAACAGTTAAAAGTGCATTAACTGATCAGGGCTATTATTTACAACTTCCCCCACCTGAACAAAATCTGTTAAGTGAACTACGAAAACAAAATGGAGCCGATAGTGATTAA
- a CDS encoding discoidin domain-containing protein, whose translation MNTLNMFKLASTSLIAASLLSACGGSDNDPKIDNIPVVPEFTVAEVAGAMIKGAVSNADVSVTALNGSHLTIGAARSTDQNGVFLVELTSDAGFGINTIVKLNVAATDSSAMQCDALRCGDTDFAQATNATAIAGTVFSTLGHLKVPFGNKADGVEDMTLQVNALTTLATRLVELQISQGRNVSTPALMAIAQADMSALLLRVFGWQTGNTNVFTMPVVAADKLENFVKGETCENNDSGEQVCSTQFIDEATIKLSLLNASFAQFSSDENLKSVMDAAYSNLGSALEGKADPLMALRQRIFEAIKIHPLTSELGLTAESVVDLSLALFDEASSSGPLIEVTTASNLAGAVFSARNAISDAESASKAFDSNLDTKWLDHNDWLGAPSKESPSWIQVDFAQAHAVNRVFITSANDAPERDPEDFTVLGSNDGGQTWITLATIIGASFEQRLSRQEFVFTNGQKYLSYRINITKNKNNDTLVQLADIQLVGPVFTTLDHTNIVAGIASASNSIGDAENQDKAFDNDPTTKWLDHNDWQGPPTEEKPSWIQMDFTEAVAVDQLVLISANDAPARDPENFSILASSDDGATWQKLASWVGESFDARGERKAFSFTNQLAFTSYRLEVTKNKNNDGLLQIADIDFVGLEVPGQNHATVTGATYSARFSISDTEGAAQAFDSDINTKWLDHNDWKGAPTVQNPAWLQVALPQAHAVNTLSITSAGDAPERDPESFELLASNDGENWISLGAWAGESFSERSQQRIFGVANALPYTHYRLAISKNANNDGLVQIAEVGMVGPNYAFKDLTTNPSTAFSARFSIGDAESADKAFDGDTNTKWLDHNDWKGAPSTENPAWIQIDFSDPHAVSGLAITSANDAPERDPENFSLLGSNDGGESWTLVSTWVGESWDERLQRRSFDFNNGFEFLSYRLSISKNANNDGLLQIAEIELLGLDK comes from the coding sequence ATGAATACATTAAATATGTTTAAACTGGCAAGCACATCACTTATAGCGGCAAGCTTACTAAGTGCATGTGGTGGTTCAGATAACGATCCAAAAATAGATAACATACCTGTGGTCCCCGAGTTTACAGTTGCAGAAGTCGCAGGTGCAATGATCAAGGGCGCGGTTAGCAATGCAGATGTATCAGTAACTGCACTTAATGGTAGTCACCTCACCATAGGCGCAGCTCGCAGTACCGATCAAAATGGTGTTTTTTTGGTTGAACTAACCAGTGATGCTGGCTTTGGGATTAATACAATTGTTAAGCTTAACGTGGCCGCAACAGATAGTTCGGCCATGCAGTGTGATGCCCTTCGTTGTGGCGATACTGATTTTGCACAGGCTACTAACGCAACTGCGATAGCAGGGACTGTGTTTTCAACATTAGGGCATCTTAAAGTACCTTTTGGCAATAAAGCCGATGGTGTTGAGGATATGACGTTACAAGTAAATGCATTAACAACCCTTGCAACACGATTAGTAGAGCTGCAAATTTCACAAGGTCGTAATGTATCGACACCTGCTTTGATGGCAATCGCACAAGCTGATATGTCTGCTTTACTGTTACGTGTGTTTGGGTGGCAAACTGGAAATACTAATGTATTTACAATGCCGGTTGTAGCCGCTGATAAATTAGAGAATTTTGTCAAGGGCGAAACATGTGAAAACAATGACAGTGGCGAACAAGTGTGCTCAACACAGTTTATAGATGAAGCAACGATTAAACTTTCACTTTTAAACGCATCATTTGCTCAATTTTCTAGCGATGAAAATTTAAAGTCAGTGATGGATGCAGCATACTCAAACTTAGGCAGTGCATTAGAAGGTAAAGCGGATCCGTTAATGGCGCTTCGCCAACGTATTTTTGAAGCAATAAAAATACATCCTTTAACGAGCGAATTGGGGCTGACCGCTGAGTCTGTCGTTGATTTATCCTTAGCACTGTTTGATGAAGCCTCATCAAGTGGTCCACTTATAGAGGTCACCACGGCGAGTAACCTCGCAGGCGCAGTATTTTCTGCTCGAAACGCAATTAGTGATGCAGAAAGTGCAAGTAAGGCATTTGATTCGAATCTTGATACTAAATGGCTCGATCATAATGACTGGCTAGGTGCACCAAGTAAAGAGTCACCGTCTTGGATACAAGTTGATTTTGCTCAAGCACATGCTGTTAACCGCGTTTTTATTACCAGCGCAAATGACGCACCAGAGCGAGATCCAGAAGACTTTACAGTACTGGGATCCAATGATGGCGGACAAACATGGATTACATTAGCAACTATTATCGGGGCGTCGTTTGAACAACGCCTTTCTCGTCAGGAATTTGTATTCACTAATGGGCAAAAATACCTAAGCTATCGAATTAACATCACAAAAAATAAGAATAACGACACTCTAGTTCAACTCGCGGATATTCAATTAGTGGGTCCGGTATTTACGACTCTTGATCACACTAATATCGTCGCAGGTATTGCCAGTGCAAGTAACAGTATTGGGGACGCTGAAAATCAAGATAAGGCGTTCGATAATGACCCGACAACAAAATGGCTCGATCATAATGATTGGCAAGGTCCACCAACAGAAGAAAAACCATCATGGATCCAGATGGATTTTACAGAAGCTGTAGCGGTTGATCAGTTAGTACTTATTAGTGCGAATGACGCACCAGCGCGCGATCCTGAAAATTTTTCTATTTTAGCATCTAGCGATGATGGCGCTACTTGGCAAAAACTAGCAAGTTGGGTCGGCGAATCTTTCGATGCACGAGGTGAGCGAAAAGCGTTCTCGTTTACAAACCAACTCGCTTTTACTAGCTATCGCTTAGAAGTGACTAAAAACAAAAATAATGATGGTTTATTACAAATTGCGGATATTGACTTCGTGGGTCTTGAAGTTCCTGGTCAAAACCATGCAACAGTTACTGGAGCGACTTACAGTGCTCGCTTTAGTATAAGTGATACTGAAGGCGCAGCCCAAGCTTTTGATAGTGACATAAACACTAAATGGCTCGATCATAACGATTGGAAAGGTGCCCCAACAGTACAAAATCCAGCCTGGTTGCAAGTGGCTCTGCCTCAAGCACACGCGGTTAATACGTTAAGCATTACTAGTGCGGGTGACGCACCAGAACGAGATCCTGAGTCGTTCGAACTTCTGGCATCAAATGATGGAGAAAATTGGATCAGCTTAGGTGCTTGGGCTGGTGAAAGCTTTTCTGAGCGATCACAACAGCGTATTTTTGGTGTTGCAAATGCATTACCTTATACACATTATCGGTTAGCGATAAGTAAAAATGCTAATAATGATGGCTTAGTACAAATAGCAGAGGTAGGTATGGTTGGGCCAAACTATGCGTTTAAGGATTTAACAACCAATCCAAGTACCGCATTTAGTGCTCGATTTAGTATTGGGGACGCAGAAAGCGCCGATAAAGCATTTGATGGCGATACCAATACAAAATGGCTTGATCATAATGATTGGAAGGGCGCGCCATCAACCGAAAACCCGGCATGGATACAAATAGATTTTAGTGATCCACATGCTGTCAGTGGGCTTGCTATTACAAGCGCTAACGATGCGCCAGAGCGAGACCCTGAAAACTTTAGTTTGTTAGGCTCTAACGATGGCGGTGAAAGTTGGACGCTGGTTTCTACTTGGGTAGGAGAAAGCTGGGACGAGCGTTTACAAAGGCGCTCATTTGATTTTAATAATGGCTTTGAGTTTTTGAGCTATCGCCTAAGTATTAGCAAAAACGCTAATAATGATGGACTACTACAAATTGCCGAAATAGAGTTACTTGGCTTAGATAAATAA
- the minC gene encoding septum site-determining protein MinC: MSDQIFELKGNLFTLSVLHLYSTDINLLAEQLYIKIAQAPKFFEGAPIVVNLIEIKNSTLDFVHLKSLIERMSFNAVGVCNGSDEQHAQAKAAGLSVLNYSQDVKSEPVKQELNTSIVEKNVILPAQIINGTVRSGQQVYAKDRDLIVLGAVSHGAEVIADGNVHIYGTLRGRAIAGAKGLKNAHIFCQRLEAELVSINGNYWISDSLQGEHWGNAVQIQQKNDSLEISALVKG; this comes from the coding sequence ATGTCAGACCAAATTTTTGAGCTAAAAGGAAATCTTTTTACGTTATCAGTTTTACATCTTTATAGTACTGATATAAACCTATTAGCAGAACAACTGTATATCAAAATTGCCCAGGCCCCTAAATTTTTTGAGGGTGCGCCTATCGTTGTCAATTTAATTGAGATAAAAAACAGTACTCTTGATTTTGTACATTTAAAGTCATTAATAGAACGTATGAGTTTTAATGCTGTTGGTGTGTGTAATGGCTCCGACGAGCAACATGCACAAGCTAAAGCAGCGGGCCTGTCTGTATTAAATTATTCACAGGATGTTAAGAGTGAACCTGTTAAACAGGAGCTTAATACATCAATTGTCGAAAAAAATGTAATATTACCGGCACAAATTATTAACGGTACAGTGCGTTCTGGTCAGCAAGTATATGCAAAAGACAGGGACCTCATTGTATTGGGTGCGGTAAGTCATGGTGCGGAAGTAATCGCCGATGGCAATGTACACATATATGGAACCCTTCGTGGACGAGCGATTGCCGGCGCGAAAGGATTAAAAAACGCACACATTTTTTGTCAACGATTAGAAGCAGAACTTGTTTCTATAAATGGCAATTACTGGATCAGTGATTCGCTTCAAGGTGAACACTGGGGAAATGCTGTGCAAATACAACAAAAAAATGATTCATTAGAAATTTCAGCTTTGGTTAAAGGATAA
- the minE gene encoding cell division topological specificity factor MinE translates to MSLLDYFRSEKKNSASLAKERLQIIVAHERSQRGTPDYLPQLKQDILDVIRKYVNVSSDAVQVQFDQNEDDLAVLELNVTLPDEEKK, encoded by the coding sequence GTGTCTTTACTTGACTACTTCCGCTCAGAAAAGAAAAACAGTGCGTCATTAGCAAAAGAGCGATTGCAGATCATTGTCGCGCACGAGCGTTCTCAACGAGGTACGCCGGATTACTTACCACAATTAAAACAAGATATTTTAGATGTGATCCGTAAATACGTGAACGTAAGTAGCGATGCAGTACAGGTACAGTTCGATCAGAACGAAGATGATTTAGCCGTACTTGAACTAAACGTTACGTTACCCGATGAAGAAAAAAAATAA